In a genomic window of Labeo rohita strain BAU-BD-2019 chromosome 20, IGBB_LRoh.1.0, whole genome shotgun sequence:
- the ccn2a gene encoding CCN family member 2a, translating into MFSGMNLRVVALLCLAFCGWATAQECSGQCQCPDVPPQCSPGVSLVPDTCGCCRVCAKQLGELCTERDVCDPHKGLYCDYGSPSNRRIGVCTAREGATCVFGGMVYRSGESFQSSCKYQCTCLDGAVGCVPLCGMDIRLPSPDCPMPRRVKVPGKCCEEWVCDSPHQNTFVGSALAAYREEETYGPDPSMMRENCLVQTTEWSACSKTCGLGISTRVTNDNRECRLEKQSRLCMVRPCESHLEEKIRKGKKCIRTPRVSKPMKFEISGCTTTKSYRPKFCGVCTDGRCCTPHRTATLPMEFKCPDGQVMKKQMMFIKTCACHYNCPGENDIFESMYYKKMVGDMA; encoded by the exons ATGTTTTCTGGAATGAATCTAAGAGTGGTTGCTCTGCTGTGCCTGGCTTTCTGTGGATGG GCTACAGCTCAGGAGTGCAGTGGACAATGCCAATGCCCTGATGTACCACCCCAGTGTTCGCCCGGTGTTAGCCTGGTGCCGGACACCTGTGGGTGCTGCCGGGTGTGCGCCAAACAACTAGGCGAACTTTGCACAGAGCGAGATGTTTGCGACCCCCACAAAGGCCTTTACTGTGACTACGGCTCCCCGAGCAACCGTCGTATTGGGGTCTGCACAG CAAGAGAAGGTGCCACTTGCGTGTTCGGTGGGATGGTGTACCGTAGTGGAGAGTCCTTCCAGAGCAGTTGTAAATACCAGTGCACGTGCTTGGATGGCGCCGTAGGTTGCGTGCCCCTCTGTGGAATGGACATCAGGCTCCCCAGCCCAGACTGTCCGATGCCCCGCAGGGTGAAGGTCCCAGGAAAGTGCTGCGAGGAGTGGGTCTGCGACTCCCCTCACCAGAACACCTTTGTGGGATCAGCTTTGGCAG CTTACAGAGAGGAGGAGACATATGGACCCGATCCCTCCATGATGAGAGAGAACTGCCTGGTTCAGACCACAGAATGGAGCGCATGCTCAAAGACCTGCGGCCTGGGAATCTCCACTCGCGTCACCAATGATAACCGCGAGTGCCGTCTCGAGAAGCAGTCCCGCCTCTGCATGGTCCGTCCCTGCGAGTCACACCTGGAGGAGAAAATCAGG AAAGGGAAGAAGTGCATCCGCACTCCACGTGTCTCCAAACCTATGAAGTTTGAGATTTCTGGCTGCACCACTACCAAGTCTTACAGGCCCAAGTTCTGCGGCGTTTGCACAGATGGTCGCTGCTGCACCCCTCACAGAACCGCCACCTTGCCCATGGAGTTCAAGTGCCCCGACGGCCAAGTCATGAAGAAGCAGATGATGTTCATCAAGACCTGCGCATGCCACTACAACTGCCCCGGGGAGAACGACATCTTTGAGTCCATGTACTACAAGAAGATGGTCGGTGACATGGCGTAA